Proteins co-encoded in one Zonotrichia leucophrys gambelii isolate GWCS_2022_RI unplaced genomic scaffold, RI_Zleu_2.0 Scaffold_160_108128, whole genome shotgun sequence genomic window:
- the LOC135461065 gene encoding olfactory receptor 14J1-like, translated as MSNSSSISHFLLLALADTRQLQLLHFCLLLGISLAALLGNGLIISAIACHHHLHTPMFFFLLNLALTDLGSICTTVPKAMHNSLWDTRNISYTGCAAQLFFFFFFMGAELALLTIMCYDRYVSICKPLHYGTLLGSRACAHMAAAFLKLSCSHSNLGEVWLLALGACLVFVCFVFIVFSYVQILRVVLRIPSEQGRQKAFSTCFPHLVVISLFLSTGTFAYLKPPSMSSPSLDLALSVLYSVVTPALNPLIYSLRNQVLKAAVWRLMTGCFQGH; from the exons atgtccaacagcagctccatcagccacttcctcctgctggcattggcagacacgcggcagctgcagctcctgcacttctgtctcttgctgggcatctccctggctgcccttctgggcaacggcctcatcatcagcgccatAGCCTGTcaccaccacctgcacacgcccatgttcttcttcctgctcaacctggccctcactgacctgggctccatctgcaccactgtccccaaagccatgcacaattccctctgggacaccaggaacatctcctacactggatgtgctgctcagctctttttcttttttttcttcatgggaGCAGAGCTTGCCCtgctgaccatcatgtgctacgaccgctacgtgtccatctgcaaacccctgcactacgggaccctcctgggcagcagagcttgtgcccacatggcagcagct tttctcaagctctcctgctcacactccaacCTCGGGGAAGTTTGGCTTCTTGCTCTTGGTGCCTGTTtggtatttgtttgttttgtgttcattgttttctcctatgtgcagatcttaAGGGTTGTactgaggatcccctctgagcagggacgacAAAAAGCCTTTTCAACTTGCTTCCCTCACCTTGTTGTGATCTCTTTGTTCCTTAGCACTGGCACGTTTGCCTACCTAaagcccccctccatgtcctccccatccctggatctggccctgtcagttctgtactcggtggtgactccagccctgaacccactcatctacagcctgaggaaccaggtgctcaaggctgcagtgtggagactgatgactggatgtTTTCAGGgacattaa